A segment of the Chitinivibrio alkaliphilus ACht1 genome:
ACCTCTTTTATTTTAAGGGGAAACGAGAATTATCCCCTTCACCCAATAGGTGATCCAATGAAACTTGATTTTTCAACGAGCGCCGGAGCGTGTCAAATAGAACGAACGGGCAGCAATTTAACGCCTCTTGGTGGTCTGATAGCCTTTGCTTCTTTTGTAAACGAGCTTGGAGTTTTAGATACACTTTCCGAAGAATTCCCAGTAACGCGAAAAAGCAACAACGCGCTTCCCACACGTGACATTCTTGTGGGTTTTATGTTAACTGCACTTCTTGACGGTGATCGTTTCAGTGATATTCGATATATCCAAAATGACCCGGTCGTTGGAGAAGCCTTCGGTGTAAAGAAACGGATTCCCGGAGATGACACCGTTCGTCGTTTGTTTGAAAGGGTAGAACCGGATGCGGGGCGCGATTTAATGTACAGAACAAATCAGTATCTCTACCAAAACCTTCCGGATTACTATATTCTGGATTGGGACAGCACCATAACAACGCGGTATGGTGCCCAGGAGGGAGTTAAGATTGGCTATAATCCGGGAAAGCCGGGACGCGGAAGCCATCATCCCCTTGTATGTTCTGCTGCCGGA
Coding sequences within it:
- a CDS encoding transposase is translated as MKLDFSTSAGACQIERTGSNLTPLGGLIAFASFVNELGVLDTLSEEFPVTRKSNNALPTRDILVGFMLTALLDGDRFSDIRYIQNDPVVGEAFGVKKRIPGDDTVRRLFERVEPDAGRDLMYRTNQYLYQNLPDYYILDWDSTITTRYGAQEGVKIGYNPGKPGRGSHHPLVCSAAGVRLCLDVEMRPGNAHTAAGWIENMENLFAQLPENKQPWLNRADVGFCGEKFLRWHEESHKRPHYLFKLKQTQRVKEAIAEVPEDAWEGNASINALQLAECELKLSSWDTARRVVVGRR